The following proteins are co-located in the Wenzhouxiangella marina genome:
- a CDS encoding tetratricopeptide repeat protein: MNDLSSASWRYYRTRILLAFFAFPLGMLTVFLVYWQGITSPFHFDDAPNLTGLSVVSSSLESKLLFVFGGLAGPSGRPVSLASFLIDGAAWPHDSSVFVRTNILIHLINACLVCWIGLLIARARDHSALTSAWVGIIAFLLWATSPLLQSASFMVIQRMTTLSALFVFLGLVFHLKLREARGVDQSWKLLLLGLNVSLFTVLATLSKENGALLPALVLLVEWLLLKRPPGLETRSWSIWKGVFLGIPAILVLVFLVYKGNYTEADLLRRGFDVGDRLATEAMILWEYLAAAANLNPQFLNPYLDNYPIARSFWAPMPFIASMGWLILLVVAVFLRSKAGPAAFAICWYLVAHSVESTTIPLELVFQHRNYVPLVGIALAIPIVAMESRGLLRTSLMLVGLLLLSANIAQSRSNSWIWGDANRAAEYWLNDNPTSVRAKTVMLDRLIKSERLEEALAYTEVAEDSSGPENRAVFQLMRLRLICGPEALGVAERAPSLAELQQSLQSAAFSFALADSIRAFNSDSGSERCPWLDDAAVNLLLEVALQNPALEANHLTRFLLSRSIAVLAARNEQWQRAIDFYKQALQAFPEPGVLQQITVIHLRTGTLAQGCEYLASALDRGWSRPVLRQNWRRQVRALHAYLSREAMMRGADCMPLPN, translated from the coding sequence ATGAATGATCTCAGCAGTGCTTCTTGGCGATACTATCGAACCCGGATATTGCTTGCTTTTTTTGCCTTTCCCTTGGGGATGTTAACGGTTTTTCTCGTTTACTGGCAAGGCATTACATCGCCCTTTCACTTCGATGATGCGCCCAATCTGACGGGTCTTTCTGTTGTCTCTTCCAGTTTGGAGTCGAAACTGCTGTTCGTCTTTGGCGGGCTGGCCGGGCCCTCTGGACGTCCAGTTTCGCTTGCCAGCTTCTTGATCGACGGTGCGGCCTGGCCCCACGACTCGAGTGTGTTTGTTAGAACAAATATATTGATCCATCTGATCAATGCATGCCTTGTTTGTTGGATAGGTTTGTTGATCGCGCGGGCTCGGGACCACTCTGCACTCACGTCCGCCTGGGTAGGGATTATTGCATTTCTGCTTTGGGCGACAAGTCCGCTGCTGCAATCGGCGAGTTTCATGGTCATTCAGCGAATGACGACCCTGAGTGCGCTTTTCGTCTTCTTGGGCCTGGTCTTTCATCTCAAGTTAAGAGAGGCCAGAGGTGTCGATCAGAGCTGGAAATTGCTTCTTTTGGGGCTAAACGTCTCTCTTTTCACGGTCTTGGCAACTTTGTCGAAGGAGAACGGGGCCCTCCTGCCGGCGCTAGTGCTGCTTGTGGAATGGTTGCTTCTGAAACGACCACCGGGGCTCGAAACAAGAAGCTGGTCGATCTGGAAGGGGGTGTTTCTCGGAATCCCGGCGATCCTGGTTCTCGTTTTTCTGGTGTACAAAGGGAACTACACCGAGGCTGATCTTCTGCGTCGAGGCTTTGATGTTGGTGATCGCCTTGCCACTGAAGCGATGATCTTGTGGGAGTACCTGGCGGCTGCCGCAAACCTGAACCCCCAGTTTCTGAACCCCTATCTCGATAACTATCCAATTGCCAGGTCATTCTGGGCACCAATGCCCTTCATCGCTTCAATGGGTTGGCTCATTCTTCTGGTGGTGGCCGTCTTCCTGCGATCGAAGGCGGGCCCGGCGGCTTTCGCGATCTGCTGGTATCTCGTTGCCCACTCCGTCGAGTCAACGACGATTCCGCTCGAGCTGGTATTTCAGCACCGCAATTACGTTCCGCTCGTCGGGATCGCGCTCGCCATTCCGATAGTGGCAATGGAGTCCCGGGGTCTGCTGCGTACTTCGCTCATGCTGGTTGGGCTCCTTCTGCTTTCTGCAAATATTGCTCAAAGCCGGAGTAACTCCTGGATCTGGGGCGATGCCAATCGCGCTGCAGAGTATTGGTTGAATGATAATCCGACATCTGTAAGGGCGAAAACCGTCATGCTCGATCGTCTGATCAAGAGCGAGCGGCTCGAAGAGGCGCTCGCCTATACCGAAGTCGCCGAAGACAGCAGCGGGCCTGAGAATCGGGCTGTTTTCCAATTGATGAGACTCAGGCTGATTTGTGGTCCGGAAGCATTAGGTGTTGCTGAGCGCGCGCCGTCTTTGGCCGAATTGCAGCAATCGTTGCAGAGCGCGGCCTTTTCGTTCGCTTTGGCCGACTCGATTCGGGCGTTCAATAGTGATTCAGGCAGTGAGCGCTGTCCGTGGCTTGATGATGCGGCCGTAAACCTTTTGCTGGAAGTCGCGCTGCAAAACCCGGCGCTGGAAGCCAATCACTTGACCAGATTCCTGCTCAGCCGCTCCATTGCGGTTCTGGCGGCAAGAAATGAGCAGTGGCAACGAGCAATCGATTTTTACAAGCAAGCGCTTCAAGCCTTTCCTGAGCCAGGTGTCCTGCAGCAAATCACCGTGATTCATTTGAGGACGGGAACATTGGCTCAGGGCTGCGAATATCTAGCGAGCGCTCTTGATCGTGGTTGGTCGCGACCTGTCCTCAGACAAAATTGGCGGCGTCAGGTGCGCGCACTCCATGCTTATCTAAGTCGCGAAGCTATGATGAGAGGAGCGGATTGCATGCCTTTGCCAAATTGA